GCGATAACCTGAATTACATTGCATGGAtggtattggtccatattatgggtgtgtggtgggcgtgtcttcccatatttgggagatcagtactgtacactggaggcgaggtacaactgggttgttctaaaatatagactattgaatcggatatgcgacagatttctaaaataccataaaattccgatctgatcatgtaagaataagctccaaatgttgattcgtaaccacgttaggttcgaatggcattatttcatgtttttatgcattttaaggagtgtttccaaggtttatcagtgtttccaaggtttcactaattccatactttatcacctaccccacactagtactacttacttgacttcaagctcggtgtcattaattactacaagccgcccaaagaatacacacgcattcctaatggcttatgtcacttgaaacatggctctTTCCACAAACTTACCAGTTACAAGGCGCAAACACCGAAAGTACCGGCCGTTGTGGCTGTCATATTTTACCGCACGATGACATGAGCATACACGTGCATACACGAggtgtacaacgtcataaaatcgtgtgtggtgcaacgtcacaaaattgtgcaatgtctgcgtcgtcatcggatcttgctaaaaattatcagttcacaatttcggacgcgtcatcagttttgatattcaccgataaaatcctttttttcttctaagtcaaatttcgtccgcgctccttttcaccgtaaactaccttgaaaattattttgctaactattccatgcggttaaaccgattggagcgggttctatcatagactagtattgggcaattcgcctaacagcaaattgcagaccatatccctggtgaaagtattttgtcatgttgaaaaaattaggtttgcaccaggatataaccagataacctgaataaccagctgaattaggttgtgacagtaggtgcatcataaatactagaattagccatggttctgggactgcaacaactcagcatggatggtcagaatccagcagacaacaagcaaatgtaatctgaatctcaacatctttcgtatcttttgatgagttttctggtcgagtgagggaaaccagttggccatctgatatggctggtggggatgaaagctcccaatgttgggacgaccaataatacattgcgtctccacagtatttatattataatacctccctccatgcacacatggttctgctgccaattttttcttcaaatgatctaggtgtcaatcatgcacttgtgggtactggcaccacgtaggtaacttctgatctgatcttaagtggcaggtttttagtgctttgtcctggtgctcatttttaagatgacaaaacactatcaccagggatatcgTCTGCAATTgttgttaggaaagtcacaacctggggacaaaaaataaatgtgatttagacttcgcattcctttgaatcagtggagtaatggttagagcgccggactcataaccaaaaggtcgtgggttcgactccggtTAGAACCACAATACTGGTTTCAGTGtccctgggcaagacacttaaccctgcagttgcttctctccacccaggtgtataaatgggtaccggttggaatgatcagctagtgcgctgaattgacggcagcctttctgagttctactgaaaggtttcaggagagaccggggtaataatgtaaagcgctttgagcgggcaaacggcctggatactgcgctatataagacgcatcattattattattattattattattgaagAGTAGGTTGcgacatcccaggccattgatgcatgcatggtcacaacataagggcaaccgggaatcatggcaaggatttttacaaccattcttttgaggtgtagattgtgatgcgagggaagtgtcttgatctctacataaaattccttcgacatggtgcaacaaaccagtccagtagatatatacatggtcatagcatacggcatcgagacaaccagtatgcaaggttacggccaggcccaaggggtatgaccgatcagcactaagagtaaaaacgtaacatgcaataatatctttataaactaactgccacagtaggtttatttattcagtctttttgaagtaaaagtattacagtgaaaaagaacgaaatacggctggaatattatactggtttgtcttcggacggcaaattcagcactgcaccgatgtcaaggttaagacggttatacgactttgcctcatcagctcctcgtggtcaaggctcctatatccgtgactgatgcggtcgcagaacagaacagatgctgatcatccccgtcaggctgtgtaaaacagagcgaggaaatattttaacttcaccagaagttttatcattcattattcagaccaacagacactgactacctgctaatagtctatgaatttcattgtcataattcagaacaaacacttatcacctttgctgacaatatgttcagaaggtgtgtatacattcgtgtgtccatttacactgcacgtgtatacgtgctttactgtacatttctacaggagtgagcaggatgtacagaaaaacgatctccaaaactgttgctttcagcactcgcgacacgttaagcgaggtttcagcaattattttcagtgagggtatatctcatgtgtagagtctgggttattttgagacattcttaggtgtttaaggcgcacagtttgatgaaacttgcccgaattcgtaatttttttgatgaatgtatatccgccattgcggggatctggaaacttttggatgacaagtttgcctcaaaaaatggacgtgctccctataatcacccacactaacagcgaatatatattcttaagatccttttcttgacctctgatgagttaattttgtctgatgcagtgtttcaacacaaatttgagggcgattacaatcacgaaaaattcacactcacccagaagtattaaggtagcaggaagggttgggcgtttgtggtttctgagtctgagggggttggtgtctgttgactgtgctttaagagagactaggcatggcgccagtctctcttaaagcacagtcaacaggcatttggtctcagtatttgggttttgattgccatgactgtacccctgtaaaagtcagaggaggagaagtttggaatgatgaaagcattgaagaagaagaaatgttattattgaggaaagcaaaatttattatgagactagaaggcagtgtcctgacttgattattttgaaaatggcggtctgaacacattaaaaggtggaacatggcattttatcaactttgaagtgctccgcagttaaagggagactataggcagcagctaggtaggcaagataaagtcatacaaatttgccaataggggtcagtcatatctctaggcatggcgccagtctctcttaaagcacagtcaacaggcatttggtcttagtatttgggtaagtacagaatcaaggcagcacagagatcaatgattgaacgatgctgtgggcAAGTCctaggatactgcatcagtcacgaccaacttctcatcagaaagcgtcaccaccagcatattcaatgttcagttccaacctgtaccagtcaaatgcacgcctgtcatggtcagcagtggtcagcttagcgcgatatggaacattcttccgaaactcaagcgagggaagtctgctcatttgcctatctcgcgcactgtttcttcttgtcaaacatcgtagtgaaatcgtggtacagtggggcgtcctcgaggattgcagctggtcggacagacgtgaggtggaatgtgggcggctgcacttcttcgttgatgtgcgatggcagatagcacagttgttgcgttgcatgacagctgaaagtgaatgtgatatcatagaactgaggcgtttgcaatgagactataggtgaagtagaagcaaggagtaaaatgggccatcttccagtgactaatatacagagtaagggccctgggtgttgttagattcagcattgaatgtattcctcgtacaagcgtgaatagtgtggacatacagtgagaggtgagagacccctattgactacttcttgtaactttatcttggatattatattagtattgaacttctagccatggaatatgaagaaattgaagttgtaggcatggaatatgaaaaattattcaacggtgaaagacattattccatgaggctttgccgtgatcgcaaaggacgcgacgtgattggttcacatgctaatgaggtatgataatgataattacctctataatgctacttggatagcgactgtgtcgttgactgcaacagtggtctatgtcaatgtgtacctgtaatgtcaatgaagtatgatgaggtgatgacgatagtgcaattattaaatattggcaagagatcatactgcaacataggtcttgtttttgacagatgactgtgcgacattcccattgggtcttgttagagtcagcgctgcatgtattccttgtacaagcttgaatagttgtgacggactttgaggggtgagagacccctatcggctacttcgtctaactttatcttgcctacctagctgctagcaatagtgcccctttatcaagactgaaacccactgtgtggggctaagaaattacctttataatcctagttggataaccactgtgtagatgatttgaagagtgctctgtggatgtgtgcctgtaatgtcaatgaaagtatgatgaggtgatgacgatagtggaatgacgaaatattggaaagagatctattcctagaagaacatatgtcctgttttgactaggtggcgcattttagaatcagcagtgagcactgtgtgtaacatggtggaggcagcggagataataactgtgtcgaaagtattgttatagggccttccctaggcccatggggttaaatttacaatccacgattgaaaagacgtagtttgatcgcattcaactataaatccattgaacagttgtgttcctttagtcaaccgatgaccttttgttgggccatgatcggggattgtaaactgtaaatgtattgtggactgggagacgggggaaacacaagtgaaatagaccaaaacaagtgattttggggctttggtttagacgcatgccccacatgcgccatgcgggattatacggttcatgtgaacttgttgacatctacatgatctggtgctgttattggtcatggtacatggtaggcctaatcatcatggctatatgtttcaggaaaagctcggagtaaaatgaactgccgatgaataatgatgttgttcatgtttaccatgtttactagtacatagccatagggtatgcactggccagtgcactttctgcacgtcgtcatggtcatgtacgtgataccgtaaccttgcatattttgttttttgaatgcgcatgctttttgggcaaaatcacttgtaccaacactaatgaataatgtcttcttatccctatgactccatacacagtgagggcattgtcccattcccatcaaatggtaacttattgtaccgtattagggtggaagttggggagcagatacctaccgttgcacgcctgtcataatcagtagtgatgagcttagcgcgatatggaacattcttcagaaactcaagcgagggaagtctgctcattagcatatctcgcgcactgctccttcttgtcaaacatcgtagtgaaatcgtaatggaaaacgtctggctttgcgccagacgttgagactaataagtgaagaactaataggtaaagaacttctacttgcgcgagactgctctgataaaattatcattgcagagactacggtgacgtacacatatattttttacaatcaaaaatgccctcaaaagacgacatggaatgattattttattgatatttcctactatataccttccaattatcactttatacaaatagatcggcgttaggtcgcatgcttttctttcctggtgacactataaagcaaaatagttgcaaccccgtaaatgcgctataagtccaataataagtgacggtgacccgttataaatgtttcgccagcttcgcttttttgccgctacgcggcgcgttgggcccttgcgtccagtctagaatgcgtagacgaaatgtctgttggctcttccatctAGCGGGTAttctcccacctgttcaggtcaggacagatcaacgttgagcaacttgcctaatcggtaaaaacgcgggacgcagtgctattaccggaacggttcagaaccggcgattttcatcaaaaatcacccgaaaactaaaaaagtaagcaacggctgcaaaaataaagtacacgttgttcgttagcaggttatgaaacgtaacctaaccaaatttcaggtcgttccgtgcggcagtttcggagatacgtgtcgaaaaccacatccctcgggtcctggcgatcggctcagtaaaaacaatagaccatatccacggagttgtggatatggtctaataactggaggtcgaaattcacaaccaggaatatgacttatgaaaccatttgaagcGGTCCGCAAAAGCCTTCGTCGTGAGGTGGTGCCGCCTGTCGGCGGTTCCGGGACCATTGCGTCAAGTTCCATCTCATGCAGGTGCGACATGGAATAATCGAGACAGATTATCAACGGCGGCTGGGTTATTCGGAGTGTTTCCTTCATGATAACAGGAAATCTGCCATTATCGGAGATGAAGGGAAATTTCCTCTTAACGGCAAGGTGAATACGCAAAATGTAAGGGAGTACGACCAGTTCGGTAAACCTCCTCTTGATTTCAATGCAGATAATCGTGCGGATGTTCGGGATTCTTTGCATTGCTGGTGCGGCCTGACACAAGGTTTCTGATATGTGCCGCTGCCATCACAGCATAAGGCCAAAGGCTCTTTTCAAGTTTAGCCTGGATTAACAAACATCTGGCCATTTCAAAAAGCACCCTCCAGTGTCTCTCTGCCGTGCCATTTTGGTGGGGGGAATAAGGGGCTGACGTGTCATGCCTTATTCCAttttttctcagcagctctccATAGGCACTGGAAGTAAACTCACCACCATTATCAGACCTTAAACATTTAACCCTTCCAAACGGGGCACAATCTGCCAGAAATTTCTCAGTGGCTGCAAGAGCATTGCTCTTCTCTTTCAGAAAATACACAAATATCAAACCAGAGTAGTCATCAACAAAAATCATGGCATATCTAAACCCTTCAGAAGAGATGGGGTCAATGGGACCTGCTAAGTCAGAGTGCACCAGCTGCAATGGCTCTGTTGAGCGAACCCTGGGAGTCCTGCTTCTATCTTGTGTCATTTTGCCCAATAGGCAAACACGGCAACTTCCAGGAGTGCTCAACTTGCTGGTGTTGACTATCTTCATCCCTTCGACCACATTCTCCAACTTAACAATATCATGTAAGTTACAGTGTCTTAACACTTCATGCCAATCTAGAAGGCTTCGTGTGACCTTGACCGAATCAAGATCTGTAGAATTGTCTGGAGGTTCACTGTCCACAACACTCAGGTAGTATAGTCTGCCCGACTTTTTGACATTAAAGTTGCTTCCATCAGGAGTAACTAGTTCAGCAAAGTCCGGGTTGAAAGTGACAGTAGAGCCCTTTTCCGTCGCCGACTGTACGGAAAAAATGTCTTGCGGATACGATAGGATTAGCAGGGCATTGCGCAGTGCTTTCCTTCCTTATTCTCGATCATTACTTTCGCATCTCCACGTTTTAGCGCAACATTATTGAATTTTTCTCCGTTGGCAAGCTCGATAAAATGCCTCGATGGCGAGAAACGATCATCAAAGCGAATGAATTTCGATTCGTCATTCAAGATATGGGCCGTTGCCCCACAATCAACAAGTAGACTGTTCCGTGGTTTTGCGGCGTCATCGAAACCTACTCGGAACACAAACGTGTGCACGGATTCTGTCGCATCTGCACATTTCACCGAAAGGGTACTCTCAACTCCCTGGGATTGATTATTATGAAACATTCTCCCCCACAGCACGCATGACATCTATCAGAATGCTAATGCAGTTGGCTGCACAGTATGATTTGAAGATACATCAAATGGATGTCAAAACTGCCTATTTAAACGCACCTATAGATTGTGAAATCTATGTTGAACAGCCTGAAGGTTTTGCCTTAAGAGGGCCAGGCAGGTGAAAAATTGGTCTATAGACTGAAGAAGTCTCTTTATGGGCTCAAACAGAGCGGTAGGAATTGGAACGACATGTTGCATACTCATTTGATTGAACAAGGTTTCAAGCAGTCACTTGCTGACAACTGTGTGTATTCCAAAATTTCGGAACAAGAGATGACCATAGCTATAGTGTGGgtgaatgatatcatcatcgCTTCAAATCTTGACTCAAAACTAAATGATGTGAAAGAGGCACTGAGCAAAAGGTTCAGAATGAAAGATCTTGGGAAAATTTCCTATTTTCTAGGGATTGAATTTTCACAGACTGATAGTGGTACCATTGAAATGAATCAGTCAAGGTATATTGAGAAAATTCTCTCAAGGTTTGGTATGACATACTCTAAGCCTAGGGCTACTCCATGTGAAGTTGGTAAGACAAATGTTGTGAACTCCGAGCTTGTAGATGCCAAAAATTACAGAGAAATCGTAGGTAGTCTCATCTATGTGATGACGGCCACCAGGCCTGACTTATGTTTTGTTGTCACAAAACTGTCACAGCACATGGCTAATCCAACTGTTGAAGATTTGACAATGGTGAAGCATGTTCTTAGGTATTTGAAGGGCACTTTAAACCAAGGGTTGGTGTACAGGAAAGCTGACGGTTTGTCACTTGTAGGTTTTTGTGATGCTGATTGGGGAAGTTCCAGCGAGGACCGACGTAGCATTTCTGGCTATGGGTTTCAACTTTCTTCTGAGGGGCCACTGGTCTCATGGAAAAGCAAGAAGCAACAAACCGTTGCTTTGTCAACTTGTGAAGCGGAATACATGGCACTCGCTACTGCTACCCAAGAAGCAAAATTTCTGTTGCAATTGTACCCGAGTATGACTGGGAAGAAACTTGAACAAGTTTGTATGCATTATGACAATCGGGGAGCGATCGCTTTAGCTCAAAACCCCGTTCATCACCAGAGAACGAAACATGTGGACATCAAGTACCATTTTGTACGGTCTGAAGTCAAAAATGGGTTGCTACAACTTGTCTATATTCCATCAGAAGACAATGTTGCTGACATGTTCACAAAGCCAGTTTCAAGGTATAAGTTACAGAAGTTTGTCAAGGCTATCTCAGGATTCTAAAAGTCACACAACTTATGGCTACTGTGGCATTGTGTCTGGTAATTGTTTTTCTTATTCAGGCATTTTCTTATTTGACTCTCATCTATGGCAACTTGTAGGGTTTGCAAGTTTCTTGTTTATCGTGTGTAGGGTTTGCAAGTTTATTGTTTATCGTGTGTATAGACTCTCAATCTCATGGTTGCTTTACATCATAAAGTTTAAGTGGGGGTGTTGGAATGTAAACTTCATCTGTCTATACTGTCCCTTTAAATACCATCAATTGCACCGTaacgtgctgccatctgtactAAGGTCATGTATCAAACCCTCCTGTACTACTAATAAAGGAGGGTGGAAAAAGATTACGCGCCTTCTCCGAACGTCGTCACACGAAAGAAGTtgttcttgtttttcttctctcCTACAAAGTTAAGTTTCTCAGTGAAACTAAGTCTCCATATCATGTCGGCCTCAACAAGGAGGAGGACATGTTGAAGGACGCATTACAAACTGAGCTTTGAGACACAATTGGTGATGTAAATTGGGACTGATGCCAAATGGATTACTAGTAGCCTAGCTGTGCCATAAGATGATAAGTTGTTAAGTTTAAAAATAAAGTTTGATTTTCATTTATGACATTGGTCTGTACTTCATTTTTGTTTGACCTTTCCACAGGATCCCGGCACAGGATAACCTTTTGTCAGTTACAAGGCGACGCTGTTGTGTATGCTCTTGATTGTTCGACCTTGCTTCACAAAAATGGCTGTGACGGTAAAGCTACTGAACCGTATTGAGTCTTCTTGGTTGTATtttcttctagaaagattcaTTATCCATTCATACCAGTGGTTTTGGGCTCTGAGTAGTGGAAGTATACTTGTGCGTTTTTTTgggaccaccctgtataatgGGCTAAGCTGTCCCCAGCACGAATCAAAAGGTCCCCAGTAGCGATCACTCTCCCCGGGCCCTGATCCTTTCTGGAGGAATCTGCCAAAAGCTACTGGCATCATCTCTGCCACACAGACACCAATTTGTGTTCCATGAAGAAAGGCTGTAACTCATAAGATTGAACAGCAGTTTCTGTGGTCGAATCTCATTACTGAAGCTCTGACCCAGCAGATGCTCCTGTTTGATCAGTCAATTCTTCTGGCCCATCCACTTTTTGTCTCTTGGCTTTATTGTCGGCCATTACTTGCTCTATTGTTCGACGGTCTCGTTTATTTTCACTCgacactgaaaataaagaagagTGATGTATAAATCATAACATTCCTTTTAAAGTAACAAGCACAGACAATCCACAAACCAACAGCAGTGTGAGCAAATGTGAAGCTGGACTGTTGAGCTGTTTCTCATtgactatagattcatgcacttgtttgggaacaacgtttacataataTAATGTTGGCCGTCATCACGTCACGATACATTGCAGCTCCGACacttttacattactgtaacgtgacatgACAcaacgtcttcgtaaacgttccCCCAATCAAGCCTTGGGGATTCCATGAATTTATATTTTTACCGACCAATCTTTCTGCATATTTTCACTGTCCAAATCTTGTTCTTTCTGGAATGTATATGCAGCCATGCCGCTTTTGCAGTGTGGAGGCTTTGCAGAATAATGGGAGGAAGATATTTTGTGAGACTTACAAACATCTTGTGCCCACAATGACCCGTTTTGAGACTGCGAATGCAGTCTCGCATTTTCGAATCGAGCTTCATCCACCATGCTGATAATTTTTGTCTACCTCAACCTTGGTTACAGTAACAATTTTGTACACAGTTGTAGTGTATTAGATGTATGAAATCACACATGCTGTACAGGTTGGCTTGATATCATAATGCGATGCTCTGATTGAGCAAAACGTTTTCTTTCGCGGCCACCTTAGGAAATAGCGCGGAATTCAACAGGGTttgaaacatgcgtaaggagaagtcgtgtagGCCCTCTTTGCAAGAGGAtgcccagagatgaaatgcctagcatttatggttacggagatAGGCTCCAAAAAACGAGTTCAATGGACGGATGGTAACATAGACAGACGGAccggaccgactgactgatgaacTGATGAATAGAGATACAGATAGAGGGTATCTTATCCCTCTTCCACTTGGCGGAGCAAGGTGGTACAAAAATTGCCTCAATCAGATCAAAAGTCAAACCAAATCGACAGAAACCAAATTAAAGCAGGCTGTCATGTCAATTTTACTGATTATCAGATGGCACAATTTTTGTTAGGAACATTGCCATGATGATTTCCATCACACACCGTCACACACACAAAACAATTGGCTTGATCAGATCTGATGTTATCCCCCAATTTGACGTAACCAAATTCTAGATGGCTGCCCCGTGTGGTGGCAATTTTGAATATCAGAACGCTGCAATTTTTGAAAGGAACTTATCCTAGTCACTCATCTTAATAAAATATGCGACCGCTCAACCAAAGAGATCGTCTGATGATCCACGGAAAGTGGAAAGTAAACTCACACCCATGCACAGGCCATGATATATTGCCATAGATTTTTGTTGGGGTATAAAAAATCCACTTTGACTTACCAAATCCATACTGTTTATTAGCCATTGCTAGCTTTGCTGCATCCTTTGCAGCAACCTTCCCTATCAAGTGTTCATATTTATCTTTATAATTAGAAACGGGGACAACTTTTGTCTTAGGTTTCTGACGCATATTTTCCTCCTCTTGTAATTTGTCTCTTTCTCTTTCCTCTGCAATTTCTTTGGCTTTTTCTGGCGTCCACTCCTCCCCACGCCTGTAGGAAAGCAA
The sequence above is a segment of the Lineus longissimus chromosome 12, tnLinLong1.2, whole genome shotgun sequence genome. Coding sequences within it:
- the LOC135497026 gene encoding sperm-associated antigen 7-like gives rise to the protein MADLLGSILGSMEKPPSSSDAERKKAQEAKAKQERMIEYQKDRLSTFKLKVQKQLNEFMKDPTQEKYRFQPMDKTCRALVHEMAEVAGLASFSFGQDEIDRYVMLWKKEYAPTDDELLSYRRGEEWTPEKAKEIAEERERDKLQEEENMRQKPKTKVVPVSNYKDKYEHLIGKVAAKDAAKLAMANKQYGFVSSENKRDRRTIEQVMADNKAKRQKVDGPEELTDQTGASAGSELQ